In Bradyrhizobium sp. 1(2017), one DNA window encodes the following:
- a CDS encoding antibiotic biosynthesis monooxygenase family protein gives MIAVIFEVWPKPEHRQDYFDLAADLKPLLQTIDGFISVERFESLTEKGKILSVSFWRDEAAVEAWRNTMEHRRTQAKGRAKIFADYHLRIASVIRDYGMTDRNEAPKDSRAVHDAH, from the coding sequence ATGATCGCCGTGATCTTCGAAGTCTGGCCGAAGCCGGAACACCGCCAGGACTATTTCGACCTCGCGGCCGACCTGAAGCCGCTCCTGCAAACCATCGACGGCTTCATCTCGGTCGAGCGTTTCGAGAGCCTGACGGAGAAAGGCAAGATCCTGTCGGTGTCGTTCTGGCGCGACGAGGCGGCGGTCGAGGCCTGGCGCAACACGATGGAACATCGGCGCACCCAGGCCAAGGGCAGGGCGAAGATCTTCGCCGACTATCATCTGCGGATCGCCAGCGTCATCCGTGACTACGGCATGACGGATCGGAACGAGGCGCCGAAGGACAGCC
- a CDS encoding NIPSNAP family protein produces MSVTVFIRYQLDPFKRAQFEEYSKRWLTIIPKCGGDLIGYFMPHEGTNNIAFALIAFESLAAYEAYRARLRQDSEGMANFHFAEENKFILAEERTFLRKVVL; encoded by the coding sequence ATGTCCGTCACCGTCTTCATCCGCTATCAGCTCGATCCGTTCAAGCGCGCGCAGTTCGAGGAATATTCGAAGCGCTGGCTCACCATCATCCCGAAATGCGGCGGGGACCTGATCGGCTATTTCATGCCGCATGAGGGCACCAACAACATCGCCTTCGCACTCATTGCCTTCGAGAGCCTGGCCGCCTACGAAGCCTATCGTGCGCGGCTGCGGCAGGATTCCGAAGGCATGGCGAACTTTCATTTCGCCGAGGAAAACAAGTTCATCCTCGCGGAAGAGCGCACCTTCCTGCGCAAAGTGGTATTGTAG
- a CDS encoding ArsR/SmtB family transcription factor: MKSGPDIAMIASLVGDPARANMLTALMNGRALTASELAQEAGITPQTASSHLSKLEAGGLVEPEKQGRHRYYRLTDDDVAGVLEGLAGLAARNGHMRVRTGPKDPALRRARICYDHLAGDLGVQMLDTMRARQLIRQRKQDIELTAEGERFLARHLQISPDMLAHPRRPVCKACLDWSERRHHLAGTLGAAMMQRFAELKWAARDATPGSRVVNFTRAGEKQFAALFGDGKD, encoded by the coding sequence ATGAAATCAGGTCCCGACATCGCCATGATCGCTTCGCTGGTCGGCGATCCCGCCCGCGCCAACATGCTCACCGCGCTGATGAACGGCCGCGCGCTGACCGCAAGCGAGCTCGCGCAGGAGGCCGGCATCACGCCGCAGACTGCGAGCTCGCATCTGTCGAAGCTCGAGGCAGGCGGCCTCGTCGAGCCGGAGAAGCAGGGCCGGCATCGTTACTATCGCCTCACCGACGACGACGTCGCCGGCGTGCTCGAAGGGCTCGCGGGCCTTGCCGCGCGCAACGGCCACATGCGCGTGCGCACCGGGCCGAAGGATCCCGCGCTGCGGCGCGCGCGGATCTGCTACGACCATCTCGCCGGCGATCTCGGCGTGCAGATGCTCGACACCATGCGCGCACGGCAGCTGATCAGGCAGAGGAAGCAGGACATCGAGCTCACGGCCGAGGGGGAGCGCTTCCTCGCCAGGCATCTGCAGATCTCGCCTGATATGCTCGCCCATCCGCGCCGCCCGGTGTGCAAGGCCTGCCTCGACTGGAGCGAGCGGCGGCATCACCTCGCGGGCACGCTCGGCGCCGCCATGATGCAGCGCTTCGCCGAGCTCAAATGGGCCGCGCGCGACGCCACGCCCGGCAGCCGCGTCGTGAACTTCACCCGCGCAGGCGAGAAGCAGTTCGCCGCGCTGTTTGGCGACGGCAAGGATTGA
- a CDS encoding alpha/beta fold hydrolase, producing MNRILPAALAAVLLTAPLASANAADAAPREPYGIALEGFAYPYPVHLLPLVNDGEQLSMAYMDVSPAQPNGRTVVLLHGRNFPSSYWAPVIKMLGEAGFRVVVPDQIGFGKSSKPAGELHFDNLARNTIALLDHLKIDKAEVVAHSLGGMLGTRIARAYPDRVAHLVLTAPIGLEDYRLYVPPTPTDKMIETEDKLTAEGYRKQLQTNYAIKLPPEAITPFIDARFNIKGSPDYPRWLRAFVSSGQMIYREPVAHEIPLITVPTLFVMGADDHNAPGRPLAPEALRARMGQNAELAKALAAKMPNARAEVIPDTGHLVFLEAPEKYRELVLGFLGR from the coding sequence ATGAACCGTATCCTCCCGGCCGCGCTCGCCGCAGTCCTCCTCACCGCCCCACTCGCTTCCGCCAACGCCGCCGACGCCGCGCCGCGCGAACCCTATGGCATCGCGCTCGAAGGTTTTGCCTATCCCTATCCCGTGCACCTCCTGCCGCTCGTCAATGACGGCGAGCAGCTCAGCATGGCCTATATGGATGTGTCTCCCGCGCAGCCGAACGGACGCACTGTCGTGCTGCTGCACGGACGCAATTTCCCGTCGAGCTACTGGGCTCCCGTCATCAAGATGCTGGGCGAGGCCGGTTTCCGTGTCGTGGTGCCGGATCAGATCGGCTTCGGCAAATCGTCCAAGCCGGCCGGTGAGCTCCATTTCGACAATCTGGCGCGCAACACCATTGCGCTGCTCGATCACCTCAAGATCGACAAGGCCGAGGTCGTCGCCCATTCGCTCGGTGGCATGCTGGGCACGCGCATCGCCCGCGCCTATCCCGACCGTGTCGCCCATCTGGTGCTGACCGCACCGATCGGGCTCGAGGACTACCGCCTCTATGTGCCGCCGACGCCGACGGACAAGATGATCGAGACCGAGGACAAGCTCACCGCGGAGGGATATCGCAAGCAGCTCCAGACCAATTATGCGATCAAGCTGCCGCCGGAGGCGATCACCCCGTTCATCGATGCCCGTTTCAACATCAAGGGCAGTCCCGATTATCCGCGCTGGCTGCGCGCCTTCGTCAGCTCCGGCCAGATGATCTATCGCGAGCCGGTGGCGCATGAGATCCCGCTCATCACGGTGCCGACGCTGTTCGTGATGGGCGCCGACGACCACAACGCGCCGGGCCGACCGCTCGCGCCGGAGGCGCTGCGCGCAAGAATGGGGCAGAACGCCGAGCTCGCGAAGGCGCTTGCCGCGAAGATGCCAAATGCGCGAGCCGAAGTGATTCCGGATACCGGCCATCTCGTCTTCCTAGAGGCGCCCGAGAAGTACAGGGAACTGGTGCTGGGCTTTCTCGGCCGCTAG
- a CDS encoding GCG_CRPN prefix-to-repeats domain-containing protein, which yields MKYLFAAVVLASTVVGFSEMASAAGGCGPGWYRGAYGGCRPMRGAVVVRPAPVVVAPAPVVVVPRARVCPYGFRWYAGRCRPI from the coding sequence ATGAAATATCTGTTCGCAGCCGTCGTGCTCGCCAGCACGGTCGTCGGGTTCAGCGAGATGGCCAGTGCCGCCGGCGGTTGCGGCCCCGGCTGGTATCGCGGCGCCTATGGCGGCTGCCGTCCGATGCGCGGCGCGGTCGTCGTGCGTCCCGCGCCCGTGGTGGTTGCTCCGGCTCCGGTCGTCGTGGTGCCCCGCGCACGCGTGTGCCCCTACGGCTTCCGCTGGTACGCCGGCCGCTGCCGCCCGATCTGA
- a CDS encoding twin-arginine translocation signal domain-containing protein, with the protein MERRNFLKLALGITAGAAAFAATAQAAPLSPQPVGDPARMPQGNADAHPAVTTSDEAAKLTPEQVHWHGHHRHWGWRHRHWRRHRRRWHRRHHW; encoded by the coding sequence ATGGAGCGCCGGAACTTTTTGAAACTTGCATTGGGCATTACGGCGGGAGCCGCTGCCTTTGCCGCGACTGCGCAGGCAGCACCGCTGTCTCCGCAGCCGGTCGGTGATCCCGCCCGCATGCCGCAAGGCAATGCCGACGCTCATCCCGCAGTCACCACCAGCGACGAAGCCGCCAAGCTGACGCCCGAACAGGTTCATTGGCATGGCCATCATCGCCACTGGGGCTGGCGCCATCGTCATTGGCGGCGTCATCGCCGGCGCTGGCACCGCCGTCATCACTGGTAA
- a CDS encoding glutathione S-transferase family protein encodes MADLTLTTFDWVPEPPRGFVRDLRVRWALEEAALPYRVASAPFDDRGPLHLAHQPFGQVPWLTDGDVSIFETGAILLHLGQRSDKLMPSDPRGRAEATKWVFAALNSVEMASLPWAMSKFMGHPTDTPAWKFVDDFFKLRLKHLEPMLASREWLAGSFSVADILMADVLRPANGFDGLVDHPACRAYLARATARPAFAKAHADQMAHFAAADKARSQGG; translated from the coding sequence ATGGCCGACCTCACCCTGACCACCTTCGATTGGGTTCCCGAGCCGCCGCGAGGCTTCGTGCGCGACCTTCGCGTGCGCTGGGCGCTGGAAGAAGCCGCCTTGCCCTATCGCGTCGCCAGCGCCCCGTTCGACGATCGCGGGCCTCTGCACCTCGCGCACCAGCCATTCGGCCAGGTTCCGTGGCTGACCGACGGCGACGTCTCGATCTTCGAGACCGGCGCGATCCTGCTGCACCTCGGCCAGCGTAGCGATAAGCTGATGCCCTCGGATCCGCGCGGTCGCGCTGAAGCGACGAAATGGGTGTTCGCGGCGCTCAATTCGGTGGAGATGGCCAGCCTGCCCTGGGCAATGTCGAAGTTCATGGGACATCCGACCGACACGCCGGCGTGGAAATTCGTGGACGACTTCTTCAAGCTTCGGCTCAAGCATCTCGAGCCGATGTTGGCCAGCCGCGAATGGCTGGCGGGCTCGTTCTCCGTCGCCGACATCCTGATGGCCGACGTGCTGCGTCCCGCCAATGGCTTCGATGGGCTCGTGGACCATCCGGCCTGCCGCGCCTACCTCGCGCGCGCCACCGCCCGCCCGGCTTTCGCCAAGGCCCACGCCGACCAGATGGCGCATTTCGCGGCGGCGGATAAGGCGCGCTCGCAGGGCGGATGA
- a CDS encoding acyl-CoA carboxylase subunit beta, with the protein MKHILDALEDRRAGAKLGGGEKRIEAQHARGKLTARERIELLLDKGSFEEFDMFVEHRSTEFGMEKNKIPGDGVVTGWGTVNGRKTFVFAKDFTVFGGSLSETHALKITKLQDMAMKARAPIIGLYDAGGARIQEGVAALAGYSYVFRRNVLASGVIPQISVIMGPCAGGDVYSPAMTDFIFMVKNTSYMFVTGPDVVKTVTNEVVTAEELGGASVHATRSSIADGAFENDVETLLQMRRLIDFLPSNNTDGVPEWPSFDDIGRVDMSLDTLIPDNPNKPYDMKELILKVVDEGDFFEIADAFAKNIVTGFGRIAGRTVGFVANQPMVLAGVLDSDASRKAARFVRFCDAFNIPIVTFVDVPGFLPGTAQEYGGLIKHGAKLLFAYSQCTVPLVTIITRKAYGGAFDVMASKEIGADMNYAWPTAQIAVMGAKGAVEIIFRSDIGDPDKIAARTKEYEDRFLSPFIAAERGYIDDVIMPHSTRKRIARALAMLKDKKTEMPAKKHDNLPL; encoded by the coding sequence ATGAAACACATCCTGGACGCCCTTGAAGATCGTCGTGCCGGCGCAAAGCTCGGCGGCGGGGAGAAGCGCATCGAAGCGCAGCACGCCCGCGGCAAGCTGACGGCGCGCGAACGCATCGAGCTGCTGCTCGACAAGGGATCGTTCGAGGAGTTCGACATGTTCGTCGAGCACCGCTCCACCGAGTTCGGCATGGAGAAGAACAAGATCCCCGGCGACGGCGTGGTCACGGGGTGGGGCACCGTCAACGGCCGCAAGACCTTCGTCTTCGCCAAGGATTTTACGGTGTTCGGCGGGTCGCTCTCGGAGACGCACGCGCTGAAAATCACAAAGCTGCAGGATATGGCGATGAAGGCGCGGGCGCCCATCATTGGCCTCTATGATGCTGGCGGCGCCCGCATCCAGGAAGGCGTCGCCGCGCTTGCAGGCTATTCCTACGTGTTCCGCCGCAACGTGCTCGCCTCGGGCGTGATCCCGCAGATCTCCGTCATCATGGGCCCCTGCGCCGGCGGTGACGTCTATTCGCCCGCGATGACCGACTTCATCTTCATGGTGAAGAACACCAGCTACATGTTCGTCACCGGTCCTGATGTCGTGAAGACCGTCACCAACGAGGTCGTCACCGCCGAAGAGCTCGGCGGCGCCTCGGTGCACGCCACGCGCTCCTCGATCGCTGACGGCGCGTTCGAGAACGACGTCGAGACGCTGCTGCAGATGCGGCGCCTGATCGACTTCCTGCCGTCCAACAACACCGACGGCGTGCCGGAATGGCCGAGCTTCGACGACATCGGCCGGGTCGACATGTCCCTGGATACGCTGATCCCCGACAATCCGAACAAGCCCTACGACATGAAGGAACTGATCCTGAAGGTCGTTGACGAGGGCGATTTCTTCGAGATCGCGGACGCCTTCGCCAAGAACATCGTCACCGGCTTCGGCCGCATCGCGGGGCGCACCGTCGGCTTCGTCGCCAACCAGCCGATGGTGCTGGCCGGCGTGCTCGACAGCGACGCCTCGCGCAAGGCGGCGCGCTTCGTCCGCTTCTGCGACGCCTTCAACATCCCGATCGTCACCTTCGTCGACGTGCCGGGCTTCCTGCCGGGCACCGCGCAGGAATATGGCGGCCTGATCAAGCACGGCGCCAAGCTGCTGTTCGCCTATTCGCAGTGCACCGTGCCGCTCGTCACCATCATCACCCGCAAGGCCTATGGCGGCGCCTTCGACGTCATGGCCTCAAAGGAGATCGGCGCCGACATGAACTACGCCTGGCCGACCGCCCAGATCGCGGTGATGGGTGCCAAGGGCGCGGTCGAGATCATCTTCCGCAGCGACATCGGCGACCCCGACAAGATCGCGGCGCGCACCAAGGAATACGAAGACCGTTTCCTGTCGCCGTTCATCGCGGCCGAGCGCGGCTACATCGACGACGTCATCATGCCGCATTCGACCCGCAAGCGCATCGCCCGGGCGCTGGCGATGCTGAAGGACAAGAAGACGGAAATGCCGGCGAAGAAGCACGACAATTTGCCGTTGTGA
- a CDS encoding DUF4260 domain-containing protein → MDDRATETGAATGGVNILLRLEGLTLFAGMVMLYAAWGGSWLVFALLFFVPDLSFLAYLSDARFGAMIYNAAHSYMLPVTLLTLGFGLASPLTLSIALIWLAHIGIDRALGYGLKYSAGFGFTHLGRIGRQKGA, encoded by the coding sequence ATGGACGACCGAGCGACCGAAACAGGAGCTGCGACAGGCGGCGTCAATATCCTGCTTCGCCTGGAGGGCCTGACCCTGTTCGCAGGCATGGTGATGCTCTACGCGGCCTGGGGCGGCTCGTGGCTGGTGTTCGCCCTGCTCTTCTTCGTCCCGGATTTGAGCTTCCTGGCATACCTGTCCGACGCCCGGTTCGGCGCGATGATCTACAACGCCGCCCACAGCTACATGCTGCCGGTGACGCTGCTGACGCTGGGCTTCGGCCTCGCCTCGCCGCTCACCCTGTCCATCGCCTTGATCTGGCTCGCCCATATCGGCATCGACCGGGCGCTCGGCTATGGGTTGAAATATTCGGCAGGATTCGGCTTCACCCATCTCGGCCGGATCGGCCGGCAGAAGGGCGCCTGA
- a CDS encoding dienelactone hydrolase family protein, with product MPTIVRVAATVVALCASSLLPGIEANAQSLPKEVATRAEIYPIPSLTLSDQQFLSGDAAAGKPVTVAGELRVAQGTGKLPVVVLMHGSSGVGATTEAWVHAFNAMGISTFVIDGFTGRGLTVVGPNQALLGRLNLIVDIYRSLEILAKHPRVDPDRIVLMGFSRGGQATLYASLDRFNKLWNRSGIQFAAYIPFYPDCSTTYVGDSEVTARPIRIFHGTPDDYNPVKSCKAFVDRLKTAGRDVVLTEYPDSAHGFDSGLLGANTVAVSANAQTVRNCSIKEGDGGVLMNGDTKAPFSYKDSCVELNPHVGGNPKTAAEARKAVEEFLQALFKPG from the coding sequence ATGCCGACGATAGTCCGCGTCGCCGCGACGGTTGTTGCGCTGTGCGCTTCGTCACTGCTCCCCGGCATCGAGGCCAACGCGCAATCCCTCCCCAAGGAAGTCGCCACGCGCGCCGAGATCTATCCGATCCCTTCGCTCACCCTCTCCGATCAGCAATTCCTCAGCGGCGATGCGGCGGCCGGCAAGCCGGTGACAGTGGCGGGCGAACTCCGCGTGGCCCAGGGCACCGGCAAGCTTCCCGTGGTGGTGTTGATGCACGGCTCCAGCGGCGTCGGCGCCACCACCGAAGCCTGGGTCCACGCGTTCAATGCCATGGGCATCTCGACTTTCGTGATCGACGGCTTCACCGGCCGCGGGCTAACAGTGGTGGGGCCGAACCAGGCCCTGCTCGGCCGGCTCAATCTGATCGTCGACATCTACCGCTCGCTTGAAATCCTGGCGAAGCATCCCCGCGTCGACCCCGACCGCATCGTGCTGATGGGCTTTTCGCGCGGCGGACAGGCGACGCTCTATGCGAGCCTCGACCGCTTTAACAAGCTCTGGAACAGGTCCGGCATCCAGTTCGCGGCTTACATTCCCTTCTATCCGGACTGCTCGACGACCTACGTTGGCGATAGCGAGGTCACCGCGCGCCCGATCCGCATCTTCCACGGCACGCCCGACGACTACAATCCGGTGAAGAGCTGCAAGGCCTTCGTCGATCGGCTCAAGACTGCCGGGCGCGACGTGGTGCTGACCGAATACCCCGACAGCGCGCACGGATTCGACAGCGGCCTGCTCGGCGCCAACACGGTCGCCGTCTCTGCCAATGCGCAAACGGTGCGCAACTGCAGCATCAAGGAAGGCGACGGCGGCGTGCTGATGAACGGCGATACCAAAGCGCCGTTCTCGTACAAGGACAGCTGCGTCGAGCTCAACCCGCATGTCGGCGGCAATCCGAAGACGGCCGCTGAAGCGCGCAAGGCCGTCGAGGAGTTTTTGCAGGCGCTGTTCAAGCCGGGATAG
- a CDS encoding carboxymuconolactone decarboxylase family protein: MNSTPLWLSSLTLAAAGGWLAATMFAGSATSKEPRFPQLTMDQLDAKQKPLGEQIMKVSSVGIGGPYNPMIRSPVLGQRLFDLFHYLRWETSVPVKLNEFAILIIGRQWRSQVEWFAHAPLAAKAGLSADIIAELKANKRPSKMAEDEAVVYDFVTELTTAKKVTDETYARAKKVFNDQQIVDLTAVAGNYVMVAMLLAMAEETVPPDKQEPFKPGEP, encoded by the coding sequence ATGAACTCAACGCCGCTCTGGCTGTCGTCGCTTACGCTTGCCGCCGCGGGCGGCTGGCTCGCCGCCACGATGTTCGCCGGGTCCGCCACCAGCAAGGAGCCGCGCTTTCCGCAGCTCACCATGGATCAGCTCGACGCCAAGCAGAAGCCGCTCGGCGAGCAGATCATGAAGGTGTCGAGCGTCGGCATCGGCGGGCCCTACAATCCGATGATCCGCAGCCCCGTGCTCGGCCAGCGCCTGTTCGACCTGTTCCATTATCTGCGCTGGGAGACGTCGGTCCCGGTCAAGCTCAACGAGTTCGCGATCCTGATCATCGGGCGACAGTGGCGTTCGCAAGTGGAATGGTTTGCGCATGCGCCGCTGGCGGCCAAGGCGGGCCTGTCAGCCGACATCATCGCGGAGCTGAAGGCCAACAAGCGGCCGTCGAAGATGGCCGAGGACGAGGCCGTCGTCTACGACTTCGTCACCGAGCTCACCACGGCCAAGAAGGTCACCGACGAGACCTATGCGCGGGCGAAAAAGGTCTTCAACGACCAGCAGATCGTCGACCTCACCGCAGTCGCCGGCAATTACGTGATGGTCGCCATGTTGCTCGCGATGGCGGAGGAGACGGTGCCGCCGGACAAGCAGGAGCCGTTCAAGCCGGGCGAGCCGTAA
- the blaOXA gene encoding class D beta-lactamase yields the protein MLTRRSTLGLLAAAAIVPSRALAHVAPPRNEIRDSLAKRFTDLGTSGTFVGYKVEDYLIVASDKERSGEGKLPASTFKIPNSLIALETGVVTDPDKDVFPWDGVKRPIEAWNKDHTLRSAIAVSAVPVYQEIARRIGQERMQKFVDEFDYGNRDIGGGIDQFWLTGNLRIDPIEQIDFVDRLRRRALPISKRSQDLVCDILPVTKVGESVIRAKSGLLGAERGEPSLGWMVGWAEKGEAHTVFALNMDCKESRLVSERMPLTQACLAEIGAI from the coding sequence TTGCTCACCCGCCGTTCCACCCTCGGTCTTCTCGCCGCAGCTGCGATCGTGCCGTCACGCGCGCTCGCTCACGTCGCGCCGCCGCGCAACGAGATTCGCGACAGCCTTGCCAAGCGCTTCACCGACCTCGGCACGTCAGGCACCTTCGTCGGCTACAAGGTCGAGGACTATCTGATCGTCGCCTCCGACAAGGAGCGCTCGGGCGAGGGGAAGCTGCCGGCCTCGACCTTCAAGATCCCGAACTCGCTGATCGCGCTGGAGACCGGCGTGGTCACCGATCCCGACAAGGACGTGTTTCCGTGGGACGGCGTGAAGCGCCCGATCGAGGCCTGGAACAAGGATCACACGCTGCGCAGCGCGATCGCGGTCAGCGCGGTGCCGGTCTATCAGGAGATCGCGCGCCGCATCGGCCAGGAGCGGATGCAAAAATTTGTCGACGAGTTCGACTACGGCAACCGCGACATCGGCGGCGGCATCGACCAGTTCTGGCTCACCGGGAATTTGCGCATCGATCCGATCGAGCAGATCGACTTCGTCGACCGGCTGCGTCGCCGCGCGCTGCCGATCTCCAAGCGCAGCCAGGATCTCGTCTGCGACATCCTGCCCGTGACCAAGGTCGGCGAGAGCGTCATCCGCGCCAAGTCGGGCCTGCTGGGCGCCGAGCGCGGCGAGCCGTCGCTCGGCTGGATGGTGGGCTGGGCGGAGAAGGGCGAGGCGCACACCGTGTTCGCGCTCAACATGGATTGCAAGGAGTCGCGCCTCGTCAGCGAGCGCATGCCGTTGACGCAGGCCTGCCTTGCCGAGATCGGCGCGATCTAG
- a CDS encoding EscU/YscU/HrcU family type III secretion system export apparatus switch protein encodes MSDPSKLAIALHYEKGSGAPVVVAKGKGTIGEKIVEIAKANDIPIEKNELLAGALSKVELGEEIPPDLYKAVAEVLVFVLRLSGRGR; translated from the coding sequence ATGAGCGACCCATCCAAGCTCGCGATCGCCCTCCACTACGAGAAGGGCTCCGGCGCCCCGGTCGTCGTCGCCAAGGGCAAGGGCACGATCGGCGAAAAGATCGTCGAGATCGCCAAGGCCAACGACATCCCGATCGAGAAGAACGAGCTTTTGGCCGGCGCCCTCTCCAAGGTCGAGCTCGGAGAGGAGATTCCGCCCGACCTCTACAAGGCTGTTGCCGAAGTGCTGGTGTTCGTGCTGCGGCTGTCGGGCCGGGGGCGGTAG
- a CDS encoding flagellar hook-length control protein FliK — MPTPINSILPVNAASPVADATTPDLALQAGSVVDAKVVSVLADNLVRIAIANLAMDVMSEVALTPGQNLQLAVSKNDGTIRLAVMGGAGEATPDQVTLTARAASLVESPSLAPSASVARNALTQSEQVAVTRASAEAVTRQGSQAPLFANLAAVVTGGDLPAGLKQAVLDVLAQQTPLNAGLDGGDIETAFQKSGLFLEASLAAGTTPSSPGTTPDLKAALLVLRQTLATLETAAPRAQGAALPASAPGTAAPAPPTGGAVPAAGPSTEAEIAQPQQMPRSATQAAAVVADAAAGASQAALPRTMTAGLAASLLQEMTQNLPRMLGNVPGSNKAVPDGHVFEAASQASTPPPFRGALPASQAIASPSLAPDTPLAATVHRLLDDTDAAIARQTLLQVASLPDRTDASGHRIDPAVSQWNFEIPFATPQGTAMAQFEISRDGGNEAADPATRAWRARFSLNVEPAGPVHALITLNGDKTFVRMWAERPATAQQLRAGIGELNQALTRAELKPGDIIVRDGTPPQPAPARAGHFLDRAT; from the coding sequence ATGCCGACGCCGATCAATTCGATCCTTCCGGTCAATGCCGCCAGCCCTGTCGCTGATGCGACGACGCCCGATCTTGCGTTGCAGGCCGGCAGCGTCGTGGATGCAAAAGTCGTCAGCGTGCTCGCCGACAATCTGGTGCGGATCGCGATCGCCAACCTCGCGATGGACGTGATGTCGGAGGTGGCGCTCACGCCGGGGCAAAATCTCCAGCTCGCGGTGTCGAAGAACGACGGCACCATCCGGCTCGCGGTTATGGGCGGGGCAGGCGAGGCAACTCCCGATCAGGTTACGTTGACGGCCCGCGCGGCCTCGCTGGTGGAGAGCCCGTCGCTGGCGCCGTCGGCGAGCGTCGCGCGCAATGCGTTGACGCAATCGGAGCAGGTTGCCGTCACAAGGGCCTCCGCCGAGGCCGTGACCAGGCAGGGCAGCCAGGCGCCGCTGTTTGCCAATCTCGCCGCGGTCGTCACCGGCGGCGATCTGCCGGCCGGATTGAAGCAGGCCGTGCTCGACGTGCTGGCGCAGCAGACGCCGCTCAACGCCGGGCTCGATGGCGGCGATATCGAGACTGCCTTCCAGAAATCCGGCCTGTTCCTCGAGGCTTCGCTGGCCGCCGGCACGACGCCGTCGTCCCCGGGCACCACGCCAGATTTGAAAGCGGCGCTGCTGGTCCTGCGGCAGACCCTGGCTACGCTCGAGACCGCCGCGCCCCGGGCGCAAGGCGCTGCGCTTCCGGCCAGCGCCCCGGGGACAGCCGCACCGGCTCCGCCAACAGGCGGGGCCGTGCCGGCCGCTGGTCCGTCAACAGAAGCTGAGATCGCGCAACCGCAGCAAATGCCGCGTAGCGCCACCCAGGCGGCCGCCGTCGTGGCAGATGCCGCCGCCGGAGCTTCGCAGGCCGCATTGCCGCGGACCATGACCGCGGGCCTTGCCGCCAGCCTCTTGCAGGAGATGACACAAAACCTGCCGCGCATGCTGGGCAACGTGCCCGGGTCCAACAAGGCCGTGCCTGATGGTCACGTCTTCGAGGCGGCCAGCCAGGCGAGCACGCCGCCGCCGTTCCGCGGTGCATTGCCGGCGTCGCAGGCCATCGCCTCGCCATCGCTCGCGCCGGATACGCCACTTGCAGCCACGGTGCACCGCCTGCTCGACGACACCGATGCCGCGATTGCGCGGCAGACCCTGCTCCAGGTCGCCTCGCTTCCCGATCGCACGGATGCCTCCGGCCACCGCATCGACCCGGCGGTGTCGCAATGGAATTTCGAGATTCCCTTCGCGACCCCGCAGGGCACCGCGATGGCGCAGTTCGAGATCTCGCGCGACGGCGGCAACGAGGCTGCCGATCCCGCCACGCGGGCCTGGCGCGCGCGCTTCTCGCTCAATGTCGAGCCGGCCGGCCCCGTGCATGCCTTGATCACGCTGAACGGTGACAAGACCTTCGTGCGGATGTGGGCGGAGCGGCCGGCGACCGCGCAGCAGCTTCGCGCCGGAATCGGCGAGCTCAATCAGGCTCTGACGAGGGCCGAGCTCAAGCCCGGTGACATCATCGTGCGCGACGGCACGCCGCCGCAGCCGGCACCGGCCCGCGCCGGCCACTTCCTGGATCGCGCCACATGA